The proteins below come from a single Zea mays cultivar B73 chromosome 8, Zm-B73-REFERENCE-NAM-5.0, whole genome shotgun sequence genomic window:
- the LOC100277217 gene encoding uncharacterized protein LOC100277217, giving the protein MPKDRSSRVSSHESRRARASPYLSASHGQSSSSRRSQESPAAAAAKQAAEWEDVRCSVCMDHPHNAVLLVCSSHEKGCRPFMCDTSSRHSNCYDQYRKASKDSSKDSGTECSECQQQVQLSCPLCRGPVSDCIKDYDARRYMNTKVRSCTMESCEFRGAYQELRKHARVEHPAARPMEVDPERQRDWRRMEQQRDLGDLMSMLRSGFNANVEDNSGELGATEEGEEEAARTPASITMVFIMPSRGSIMQYLTERSRAIILVSRRRASSGSGDAEATAPDSEEGDDPMLPSAEASAGSQRSSEEEADGDHAQ; this is encoded by the coding sequence ATGCCTAAGGACAGGAGCTCCCGCGTTTCCTCTCACGAGAGCCGCCGGGCTCGTGCCTCCCCATACTTGTCAGCGTCTCATGGACAGAGCAGTTCTTCACGCCGGTCACAAGAGTCTCCTGCGGCCGCGGCAGCGAAGCAAGCTGCAGAGTGGGAGGATGTTCGGTGCTCGGTCTGCATGGACCACCCGCACAACGCTGTCCTGCTGGTCTGCTCGTCGCACGAGAAGGGCTGCCGCCCCTTCATGTGCGACACCAGCTCGCGGCACTCCAATTGCTATGACCAGTACCGGAAGGCCTCCAAGGACTCCTCCAAGGATTCAGGGACAGAGTGCAGCGAGTGCCAGCAGCAGGTCCAGCTCTCGTGCCCGCTGTGCCGTGGGCCAGTCAGCGACTGCATCAAGGACTACGACGCACGGAGGTACATGAACACCAAGGTCCGGTCCTGCACCATGGAGTCGTGCGAGTTCAGGGGTGCCTACCAGGAGCTGAGGAAGCATGCTAGGGTGGAGCACCCAGCGGCGAGGCCGATGGAGGTAGACCCTGAACGGCAGCGGGATTGGCGCCGGATGGAGCAGCAGCGGGACCTTGGAGACTTGATGAGCATGCTGCGTTCAGGGTTCAACGCCAACGTTGAGGACAACAGCGGCGAACTTGGAGCCACCGAAGAAGGGGAAGAGGAAGCCGCAAGGACTCCGGCCTCCATAACAATGGTCTTCATCATGCCGTCTAGAGGCTCAATCATGCAGTACTTAACAGAACGTAGCAGGGCGATCATTCTGGTCAGCCGGAGGCGAGCAAGCAGTGGCAGTGGTGATGCTGAGGCCACAGCACCAGACAGCGAGGAAGGTGATGACCCTATGTTGCCATCGGCAGAGGCGTCTGCTGGTTCGCAGCGTTCTTCCGAAGAAGAGGCTGACGGTGACCACGCCCAATGA